A single genomic interval of Armigeres subalbatus isolate Guangzhou_Male chromosome 1, GZ_Asu_2, whole genome shotgun sequence harbors:
- the LOC134205014 gene encoding zinc finger protein 596-like isoform X2, whose product MSDLDIENICRLCCEKKNRMRSLFDLTVNDSTSLKQVILDVTRLEVEAEDGMPQKICRTCTSTLVKMRETIENYRANDVKLRQQLAVLHPLQIEIKEEEVDLETLENTIQQDIMTDNVTIKPEPEEDEYLDFEQLEEIEEHDPANEAQDVDESETETADEEIRHDGKVVDDDDGDWVQNDVAKDKAIKRKSSSKKSRKKKGSSDLQLQHPSCQRFKEHDLNRPRFQDFKCYICMSDSYGTVEAVMAHLNSSHLDILPYTCPECVMETVVIRTVVALNSHKRQHLNPEKCPLCDKRYSCKRGVELHMQMRHTGENEPNPSPCEMCGKVCSSKLTLKQHMRVHTSGSACEICGKIFEQRSKLRRHIQNRHEKIKKYECHICKKKLATLSAVQNHINTYHSSQVLTCSYCPKKFSSELTHRYHEKKHIENQNYVAAKEWKEYYTILEGEEGKKDKLKKCKLCDIVTRNMGTHLGRVHFPTEYRCEICGMTFKTKQSCDIHVLEHKHGKAHRCPICTREFSERKNLLTHLRTKKHQDHPLARAMLGTMKVTNSD is encoded by the exons ATGAGTGATTTGGATATCGAGAATATTTGCCGTCTGTGCTGTGAGAAAAAGAATCGTATGAGGTCTCTTTTTGATCTAACAGTCAACGATTCGACATCATTAAAGCAAGTGATTTTGGATGTTACTCGTTTGGAG GTTGAAGCCGAAGATGGAATGCCACAAAAGATCTGTCGAACGTGTACCTCTACTTTGGTGAAAATGAGGGAAACGATTGAAAATTATCGAGCAAACGATGTGAAGCTACGCCAACAGCTGGCAGTATTGCATCCACTacagattgaaattaaggaaGAAGAGGTGGATTTAGAAACACTCGAGAACACAATCCAACAGGACAT TATGACTGATAATGTTACCATCAAACCAGAACCAGAAGAAGACGAGTATCTCGATTTTGAGCAGCTGGAAGAAATCGAAGAACATGATCCGGCGAATGAGGCTCAAGATGTAGATGAGTCTGAAACAGAAACCGCAGATGAAGAAATTCGGCACgatggcaaagttgtagatgaTGACGATGGTGATTGGGTGCAGAACGACGTAGCCAAAGATAAAGCTATAAAAAGAAAGTCATCGAGCAAGAAATCACGCAAGAAGAAAGGCTCAAGTGATCTACAATTACAACACCCTTCCTGCCAACGGTTCAAAGAACATGACCTGAATCGTCCGCGTTTCCAAGATTTCAAATGTTACATCTGTATGAGTGATTCTTATGGAACGGTTGAAGCTGTGATGGCTCATCTGAACAGTAGTCACTTGGATATACTGCCGTATACGTGTCCAGAGTGCGTAATGGAGACGGTCGTTATTAGAACTGTTGTTGCACTGAATAGCCACAAGCGGCAACATTTGAACCCGGAAAAATGTCCGTTATGCGATAAGCGATATAGCTGCAAGCGTGGTGTGGAGTTACATATGCAGATGCGTCATACAGGTGAAAACGAGCCAAACCCATCGCCATGTGAAATGTGTGGGAAAGTGTGCTCATCAAAACTGACATTGAAGCAACACATGAGAGTACACACCTCCGGCTCGGCGTGCGAAATCTGTGGTAAAATCTTCGAACAAAGAAGCAAATTGCGAAGGCACATTCAGAACCGACATGAGAAAATCAAGAAATACGAGTGCCATATCTGTAAGAAGAAATTAGCCACGTTATCCGCCGTTCAGAACCATATCAATACGTACCATTCGTCCCAGGTGCTTACGTGCAGTTactgtccaaagaaattcagcTCCGAATTGACTCACCGGTACCACGAGAAAAAGCACATCGAAAATCAGAATTATGTGGCAGCCAAAGAATGGAAAGAATATTACACCATTCTGGAGGGAGAAGAAGGCAAAAAAGACAAGCTGAAGAAATGCAAGCTCTGCGACATCGTGACAAGAAACATGGGAACACATCTGGGCAGAGTGCACTTTCCGACCGAGTATCGATGTGAAATCTGCGGCATGACTTTCAAAACTAAACAATCCTGTGACATCCACGTGTTGGAGCACAAGCATGGTAAAGCGCACCGGTGCCCGATTTGTACGCGAGAGTTCTCCGAAAGGAAGAACTTGCTGACACACCTCCGGACCAAAAAGCATCAAGATCATCCACTTGCTCGCGCCATGCTCGGTACGATGAAAGTAACCAATTCGGACTAA
- the LOC134205014 gene encoding zinc finger protein 700-like isoform X1, with protein sequence MSDLDIENICRLCCEKKNRMRSLFDLTVNDSTSLKQVILDVTRLEVDIGDGMPQKICRMCTSTLMKMHETIENYRENNLKLQQQISAVLQQQVEIKEEEVDEEDLEKACHREMLVDNIDIKEEQEAEYIDYEELEQTKECSDNEVSANVKADDSEINPFDENDEGMPEEENKEIDPKRDKPRVKKSRKPIGLSAPWKPAPKRPKKRNPDAPQKSDHKCYVCRSDSHGSAQALLAHLNSNHLNLLPYTCQECVMDTVVIKTALALNSHKRQHLNPEKCPFCDKRYSCKNNVDMHVQLHHAENTSESELTCKHCGKVFATKTSLNHHMKLHTTATSCELCGKIFAERSKLQRHIQRFHEKLRNFECHICKKKLVSLESVQNHVKAYHSTRKYKCSYCSKTFGTELAHRFHEKRHVNNPDFEPKKDWKDYYTVIEGDDSDSTLKKLKKCTLCGVITRAITTHLSAVHFPTEHRCETCGMTFKIKQIYNIHVREHENGKAERCPICGKEFSERKNLYSHLRTKKHRDNPLAQQILSTVRPKKLTGLWGMNFDSVEEQTHE encoded by the exons ATGAGTGATTTGGATATCGAGAATATTTGCCGTCTGTGCTGTGAGAAAAAGAATCGTATGAGGTCTCTTTTTGATCTAACAGTCAACGATTCGACATCATTAAAGCAAGTGATTTTGGATGTTACTCGTTTGGAG GTTGATATCGGTGACGGTATGCCACAAAAGATCTGCCGGATGTGTACCTCCACGTTGATGAAAATGCACGAAACGATCGAAAACTACCGAGAAAACAACTTGAAGCTCCAACAGCAAATAAGTGCGGTTCTACAGCAGCAGGTTGaaattaaagaagaagaagtggatGAAGAAGATCTGGAAAAGGCGTGCCATCGAGAAAT GCTAGTTGATAATATTGACATTAAAGAAGAACAAGAGGCAGAATATATCGATTACGAGGAGCTAGAGCAAACTAAAGAATGTAGTGACAATGAAGTAAGTGCGAATGTAAAAGCTGATGATTCAGAAATTAATCCATTCGATGAGAATGATGAAGGGATGCCCGAAGAGGAAAACAAAGAAATTGATCCCAAACGTGATAAGCCAAGAGTGAAAAAATCTCGTAAACCGATTGGCTTGAGCGCTCCTTGGAAACCCGCGCCGAAACGCCCCAAAAAAAGGAATCCTGATGCCCCACAGAAAAGTGATCATAAGTGTTATGTATGCAGGAGCGACTCCCACGGCTCAGCTCAAGCTCTCTTGGCCCACCTAAACAGCAATCATTTGAACCTACTGCCATATACGTGCCAAGAATGTGTAATGGACACGGTTGTAATTAAAACGGCTCTAGCATTGAACAGTCACAAACGACAACATCTGAATCCTGAGAAATGTCCATTTTGTGATAAACGATACTCCTGTAAAAACAATGTTGATATGCACGTGCAATTGCACCACGCAGAGAACACTTCTGAATCTGAATTGACTTGCAAACATTGCGGGAAAGTGTTTGCCACAAAGACGTCACTCAATCATCACATGAAGCTGCATACAACTGCCACAAGTTGTGAGCTCTGTGGTAAAATTTTCGCGGAACGAAGCAAACTACAAAGACACATCCAACGGTTTCATGAAAAACTTAGAAACTTCGAGTGCCACATCTGCAAGAAAAAGCTAGTTTCACTGGAATCGGTCCAGAACCATGTCAAAGCATACCACTCGACTCGGAAATATAAATGCAGTTACTGCTCGAAAACCTTCGGCACGGAGTTGGCCCatcgttttcacgaaaaaagaCATGTCAACAATCCAGATTTCGAACCTAAGAAAGATTGGAAGGACTACTACACGGTTATTGAAGGAGACGACAGTGATTCAACGCTGAAGAAACTGAAAAAGTGCACTCTCTGCGGAGTGATAACGAGAGCAATTACAACACATCTAAGTGCTGTTCACTTTCCCACGGAACATCGGTGCGAGACTTGTGGAATGACCTTTAAAATTAAACAGATTTACAATATCCACGTGCGGGAGCATGAAAATGGGAAGGCCGAACGATGCCCGATTTGTgggaaagaattttccgaaaggAAGAATCTGTATTCGCATCTCCGGACCAAGAAACATCGGGATAATCCACTTGCTCAGCAGATATTAAGCACGGTCAGACCAAAAAAATTAACCGGATTGTGGGGAATGAATTTTGATAGCGTTGAGGAGCAAACTCATGAATAA
- the LOC134205013 gene encoding zinc finger protein 37 homolog, with the protein MSETDIDKICRLCCTKKGRLRHLFDDRQEYARPLPDIISDVSRLQVERNDGMPQRICRVCTTTLVKIYETIESYRANDLKLRQLLSAEPPVEIKEEEVDIEFLENAFTQDLQVGNVSIKQEVTEIEYLESEISQENLNESSDDKESKISTSNDNIKNDITNEDDYDAEWKPQSNHDKEVKKSSVKGSRKRRTTKDDKEKIPGRRRRKDEYPDRPRLHDHKCYICKSESQGTAEALLAHLNSNHLDLLPYTCPECVMETIVLKGIQGVNYHMRQHLNPVKCPYCDRRYCNKKSVEFHVQSHHMGENAPHPSPCDQCGKVYPSKLALKNHMRLHTSGAACEICGKVFKERNRLRKHIQRRHENLKLFECHICKKKLTSLCSVQSHIKTYHTNQVFKCSYCPRTYTSEMTHKFHEKKHAENPDYVATKDWKEYYDYVEGESEGGAKLKKCKLCGVVTRNMISHLTSIHFPSEFRCEICGATFKRKNTYDIHVLEHEHGKAVQCPICNREFSDRRLLLAHLRTKQHRDHPIAKSVLSTVRRTKNSKPKEANTDENPDAVFQDDGLVDVGEDGFV; encoded by the exons ATGAGCGAAACAGACATCGATAAAATTTGCCGACTTTGCTGCACAAAAAAAGGTCGGTTGAGGCATCTTTTCGACGATCGGCAAGAATATGCGCGACCATTGCCGGACATTATCAGCGATGTTTCTCGGCTGCAG GTGGAGCGAAATGACGGAATGCCGCAACGGATCTGCAGAGTGTGTACTACAACATTGGTGAAAATTTATGAAACGATTGAGAGCTATCGAGCGAATGATTTGAAGCTTCGTCAACTGCTTAGCGCGGAACCTCCCGTGGagataaaggaagaagaagtgGACATAGAGTTTTTGGAAAATGCATTTACACAGGATTT ACAAGTTGGAAATGTGTCTATAAAACAGGAAGTAACGGAAATAGAGTATCTTGAATCGGAAATTTCACAGGAAAACCTCAATGAGTCGTCAGATGACAAGGAGTCGAAAATTTCCACTTCAAACGACAATATCAAAAATGATATTACAAATGAAGACGACTACGACGCGGAGTGGAAGCCCCAGTCAAACCACGATAAAGAGGTTAAAAAATCATCAGTAAAGGGAAGTCGTAAGCGAAGAACAACAAAAGATGACAAGGAGAAGATTCCCGGTCGCCGTCGCCGAAAGGATGAATATCCTGACCGTCCTAGATTGCATGATCACAAATGTTATATTTGCAAAAGTGAATCCCAAGGTACAGCCGAAGCACTCTTGGCTCATCTGAACAGTAATCATTTGGATCTACTGCCTTACACATGTCCCGAATGCGTAATGGAAACGATTGTACTCAAGGGTATTCAAGGTGTAAACTACCACATGCGACAACACTTGAATCCTGTAAAATGTCCTTATTGCGACCGACGTTACTGCAATAAAAAGAGTGTTGAGTTTCATGTGCAGTCACATCACATGGGAGAAAATGCTCCACATCCATCGCCGTGCGACCAATGCGGAAAAGTCTATCCTTCTAAGTTGGCCCTGAAAAACCACATGCGGCTGCATACATCGGGCGCAGCATGCGAAATTTGTGGAAAGGTCTTTAAAGAGAGGAACAGACTTCGGAAGCACATCCAACGCCGACATGAAAATCTTAAACTTTTCGAGTGCCACATCTGCAAGAAAAAACTTACTTCGTTATGCTCTGTTCAAAGTCATATCAAAACGTATCACACAAATCAAGTGTTCAAATGCAGTTACTGCCCGAGAACCTACACATCAGAGATGACACACAAATTCCATGAGAAGAAGCATGCCGAAAACCCGGATTATGTGGCCACAAAAGATTGGAAAGAGTATTACGACTATGTCGAGGGCGAATCGGAAGGAGGAGCTAAACTGAAAAAATGTAAACTATGTGGAGTAGTAACCAGAAACATGATATCCCACCTGACTTCGATTCACTTTCCATCTGAGTTCAGGTGTGAAATATGTGGCGCCACATTCAAACGTAAAAATACCTACGATATCCACGTGCTGGAGCACGAACATGGTAAAGCTGTCCAGTGTCCGATTTGCAATCGGGAATTCTCCGATCGTAGACTTTTGTTGGCGCATCTGCGCACCAAGCAGCATCGCGATCATCCGATAGCCAAGTCGGTGCTCAGCACTGTGCGCAGAACCAAGAATAGCAAACCGAAGGAAGCGAACACGGACGAGAACCCGGATGCTGTTTTCCAAGATGATGGTTTGGTTGATGTGGGAGAAGATGGTTTCGTGTAA